From one Oligoflexus sp. genomic stretch:
- a CDS encoding class I adenylate-forming enzyme family protein → MTQSTLLEVFQSRLKGASFPCLVQHSYEEETILSAASLWSSALTRRHVMRSQGMKPGDIWVQEKGGLEAFIHFFACLQGGFIFCPLSLRDHGQTSSVTRGLWKEGCDGQLVRSEALLAPELAGTLSFALLLHTSGTTRGQPRCVRLNDEGIRHQLKTHAEVMGIEAETKRWLQLPWFHSFGLILDGLLGLYAGQHLYMITEPALHPRAMFNRLHHYEIEWLAAVPRSLQLLLQYAETHPEVLPVLKKLHVHSGGAYLTEAKRQQLTQLLASFHWGYGLTECGPGVLMNGRPVGCEVRIMPHPSHGWQELWVRSPSVGQWSGQSESISEGWIPTGDLAFEDASGSFDVIGRTQDCFKNSSGQWIHLREIEQSLEQTLPLMGVHVSLQGDASQFIARIVTNDRASDLPVGLLQKLEKLLPLPFQIWIGQPSEALLQSLQNIPQKSLNEAIGRLPPEAFLVIHRAAA, encoded by the coding sequence ATGACCCAAAGCACGCTACTGGAAGTCTTCCAAAGTCGTCTGAAAGGGGCGTCGTTTCCCTGCCTCGTCCAGCATTCTTACGAGGAGGAAACAATACTCTCTGCGGCTTCGCTGTGGTCATCAGCACTTACGCGACGTCATGTCATGCGCTCGCAGGGCATGAAGCCCGGGGATATCTGGGTGCAGGAGAAGGGCGGTCTTGAGGCCTTCATTCACTTCTTCGCCTGCCTGCAGGGCGGATTTATCTTCTGCCCCCTGTCCCTGCGGGATCATGGTCAGACATCATCCGTGACGCGTGGGCTATGGAAAGAAGGCTGCGACGGCCAGCTCGTGCGGAGTGAAGCCCTGCTGGCACCCGAACTGGCTGGAACCCTCTCGTTCGCGCTGCTCCTTCATACGAGCGGCACCACGCGGGGGCAGCCGCGCTGTGTTCGTCTGAACGACGAGGGCATACGGCATCAGCTGAAAACTCATGCCGAGGTCATGGGGATCGAAGCGGAGACCAAACGCTGGCTGCAACTTCCCTGGTTTCATAGCTTCGGCCTTATCCTGGATGGTCTGCTCGGGCTTTATGCAGGCCAGCATCTCTATATGATCACAGAGCCTGCTCTGCATCCACGCGCCATGTTCAACAGACTCCATCACTATGAGATCGAGTGGCTGGCTGCTGTGCCGCGTAGTCTGCAGCTTCTGCTTCAGTACGCAGAAACCCATCCAGAAGTTCTGCCTGTTCTGAAAAAACTTCATGTCCATAGTGGTGGAGCCTACCTCACCGAAGCGAAGCGGCAGCAGCTGACTCAGCTCCTGGCATCCTTTCACTGGGGTTATGGTCTGACAGAATGCGGTCCGGGCGTATTAATGAATGGGCGGCCCGTGGGCTGTGAAGTCAGGATCATGCCCCACCCCAGTCACGGTTGGCAGGAGCTTTGGGTTCGGAGCCCTTCTGTGGGACAGTGGTCAGGCCAAAGCGAGAGTATCTCCGAAGGATGGATCCCGACCGGCGACCTGGCCTTCGAGGATGCATCCGGCTCTTTCGACGTCATAGGACGTACGCAGGACTGCTTTAAAAATAGTTCCGGCCAGTGGATTCATTTACGCGAAATTGAGCAGAGTCTGGAACAGACCCTGCCTCTTATGGGTGTTCACGTAAGCCTTCAGGGCGATGCATCCCAGTTCATTGCCCGCATCGTCACAAACGATAGGGCCTCCGATCTTCCCGTCGGTCTTTTGCAGAAGCTGGAAAAACTCCTCCCGCTTCCCTTTCAGATCTGGATCGGCCAGCCCAGCGAGGCGCTGCTGCAAAGCCTGCAAAATATTCCGCAAAAATCCCTGAACGAAGCTATTGGGCGCCTTCCGCCTGAAGCCTTCCTGGTAATCCATCGCGCTGCAGCCTGA
- a CDS encoding MFS transporter: MSLWARKQSWSVLLLSIMATLIAVLGQNSFIGVFTVDFLKTLQLSFTEFGFLMMAATLFASLLVPRTARLLDSLGAMRTTLIIAGGGIATLLLFAMTPWMAANLSPTFAVIMLGLTLTGFRLCFRGSFRMISSSLVTLSFAEKDRGKAFAIVGVLSGLVGSSIPYVAYQLHEALDFFKLSMVLIAGLLAYAALFMSLRQHVKAGASQKKNEDAAEHDDGSLAPEVARQRLSFWLYMMGVPFYSLLLSSVILFLDPIAAGSGVSYAKGLSFYIPAAMVGLPSLAWALMNMRKSRLVFLLYLGSIMASFTGFQMFQSLGGQLLAFGGFGMASALYTALCMNLWPTLYGRRFANRYLGMAASFDLFATAIGPVFFGFLLDHMSIGQALRLCLYMPLVVGLLFIIACLKEPNDRLQSGAVWVSYGAGLWDRLRLRGQLGGAPLVPYRIRSLRFFPNHHFLSILWQMMERVENGQPMTLHVVPLRRDQATMTIAVHAALREHGDKFKAFHAIRDQVREIFHGEGGRQEAPFSLFHVVPKAAVRSEILNAPAVQQHILESRDPKAGKLAETYFNEIVCDRRHIYTKVLSGSLRFIFRRLFLRMEMAGTARIKELDRHYQVVYLPSHRSHIDFIATSQLLYLNGIEPPYIAASNHLNFFPVSLLQYVSSYFIRRKKMDAVYNAVLYEYMKVLQRYGKSQMVFVEGTRSKIGEVLQPKAGIVSQYINAYVEERARPVVFLPLNITYDFILEGDSYLQHIIQFRESVNELDDEHKNAFARYVSEASGRSLWARLRGFASFLRNLKPRGSVYLTPGEPIFLDDVLRKHCPDWRTRPIVREEAIPDAWIRDMARHVARSACVEINRVSPLTPSSLVATALLASQGRALSESELRAYVNTTSELWSRAYDIEVKHEVASLDATLAAIPFLNQCRRRGERRAPEAPVEVRNLRRGDRRKTQKVFLAPLDSLRSTYNRNVVIHSFVIPHLLANILVERNMVLREDMREYFFSHYEPLRHRYHLPWETEGAWRKLEHFLELFEEKGLLSQGPDAILLNHREDMLTILGIYARALKSIA, encoded by the coding sequence ATGTCTTTGTGGGCACGGAAACAATCGTGGAGTGTGCTGCTGCTGAGCATCATGGCGACGCTCATCGCGGTATTGGGCCAGAATAGTTTCATCGGAGTGTTTACCGTCGATTTTCTGAAGACACTCCAGCTGAGCTTCACCGAGTTTGGTTTCCTCATGATGGCGGCGACTCTATTCGCCTCGCTTCTGGTGCCGCGCACGGCAAGGCTGTTGGATAGCCTGGGGGCCATGCGCACGACCCTTATCATCGCCGGTGGTGGGATCGCGACCCTTCTTTTGTTTGCGATGACGCCCTGGATGGCAGCGAACCTGTCGCCGACATTCGCGGTGATCATGCTGGGATTGACTCTGACGGGATTTCGCCTCTGCTTTCGCGGCAGCTTTCGCATGATATCATCGTCCCTCGTGACTCTTTCCTTCGCGGAAAAGGATCGCGGCAAGGCCTTCGCCATCGTCGGCGTGCTGAGCGGCCTCGTCGGCTCCAGTATTCCTTACGTGGCCTATCAGCTGCATGAGGCCCTCGATTTTTTCAAACTGAGCATGGTTTTGATCGCCGGGCTCCTGGCCTATGCCGCGCTGTTCATGAGCCTTCGTCAGCACGTGAAGGCAGGCGCGTCCCAGAAAAAGAACGAGGATGCTGCAGAGCATGACGATGGAAGCCTGGCGCCGGAAGTTGCGCGGCAGCGCTTGAGTTTTTGGCTTTATATGATGGGCGTGCCTTTCTATTCGCTGCTTTTGAGTTCCGTGATTCTTTTTCTGGACCCGATCGCCGCGGGCTCGGGCGTGTCCTATGCCAAGGGTCTATCGTTCTATATTCCGGCGGCCATGGTCGGGCTGCCGAGCCTCGCCTGGGCTCTGATGAATATGCGGAAGAGCCGGCTGGTGTTTTTGCTTTACCTCGGCAGCATCATGGCTTCCTTTACAGGTTTTCAGATGTTTCAGAGCCTGGGTGGTCAGCTGCTGGCCTTTGGCGGTTTTGGAATGGCGAGTGCGCTTTACACGGCGCTTTGCATGAACCTCTGGCCGACTCTCTATGGTCGCCGCTTCGCCAATCGTTACCTCGGCATGGCAGCCTCCTTTGATCTCTTTGCGACGGCCATCGGTCCGGTCTTCTTTGGTTTTCTTTTGGATCATATGTCCATCGGCCAGGCCCTGCGGCTCTGTCTTTACATGCCGCTTGTGGTGGGGCTGCTGTTCATCATCGCCTGTCTGAAGGAGCCAAACGATCGCCTGCAGTCCGGGGCGGTCTGGGTCAGCTACGGTGCGGGCCTTTGGGATCGCCTGCGGCTTCGCGGACAGCTCGGGGGTGCGCCCTTGGTTCCTTATCGCATCCGCAGCCTGCGGTTTTTTCCGAATCATCATTTTCTTTCCATCCTCTGGCAGATGATGGAACGCGTGGAGAACGGCCAGCCGATGACGCTTCATGTCGTGCCGCTGCGTCGCGATCAGGCTACGATGACGATCGCCGTGCATGCTGCGCTGCGCGAGCATGGTGATAAATTCAAGGCCTTTCATGCCATTCGCGATCAGGTGCGGGAAATCTTCCATGGGGAAGGCGGCCGTCAGGAGGCGCCTTTTTCCCTGTTCCATGTCGTGCCGAAGGCGGCCGTTCGCAGTGAGATTCTGAATGCTCCCGCGGTGCAGCAGCATATTCTGGAAAGCCGGGATCCCAAAGCCGGAAAGCTTGCAGAAACGTATTTCAATGAGATCGTCTGTGATCGGCGGCATATTTACACGAAGGTCCTGTCGGGCAGTCTGCGCTTTATCTTCCGCCGCCTTTTCCTGCGGATGGAAATGGCCGGCACGGCCCGGATCAAGGAACTTGATCGCCATTACCAGGTGGTCTATCTCCCTTCGCATCGCAGTCACATTGATTTCATCGCCACCTCGCAGCTGCTTTATCTGAACGGCATCGAGCCGCCTTATATCGCGGCCAGCAATCACCTGAATTTTTTCCCCGTGAGCCTTCTTCAGTACGTGTCGAGCTACTTCATTCGACGCAAAAAGATGGATGCGGTTTATAATGCCGTTCTTTATGAATATATGAAAGTGCTGCAGCGCTATGGAAAGTCCCAGATGGTCTTCGTCGAGGGCACCCGCAGCAAGATCGGTGAAGTATTGCAGCCCAAGGCCGGCATCGTTTCGCAGTATATCAACGCCTACGTCGAGGAACGCGCCCGGCCCGTGGTCTTTCTGCCTTTGAACATCACCTATGACTTCATCCTGGAAGGTGACAGCTACCTTCAGCACATCATCCAATTTAGAGAAAGCGTGAACGAACTGGATGATGAGCATAAAAATGCCTTTGCCCGGTATGTGAGCGAAGCCTCGGGACGCAGCCTCTGGGCCCGGCTTCGGGGCTTTGCGAGCTTTCTGCGGAATCTGAAGCCGCGGGGCAGCGTCTACCTTACGCCCGGTGAACCCATCTTTTTGGATGACGTTTTAAGGAAGCATTGTCCCGATTGGAGAACAAGACCTATCGTAAGGGAGGAGGCCATCCCTGATGCGTGGATCCGCGACATGGCCCGTCATGTGGCGCGATCCGCCTGCGTGGAAATCAACCGCGTCTCGCCCTTGACCCCCAGCTCGCTGGTGGCCACCGCGCTGCTGGCCAGCCAGGGCCGGGCCCTGTCGGAAAGCGAACTGCGCGCCTACGTGAACACGACGTCAGAGCTTTGGAGTCGCGCCTACGATATCGAAGTGAAGCATGAAGTCGCGAGTCTGGACGCGACTCTGGCCGCGATACCCTTTTTGAATCAGTGTCGGAGACGCGGGGAAAGGCGTGCCCCGGAGGCCCCGGTCGAGGTTCGTAACCTCAGAAGGGGCGACCGGCGCAAGACGCAGAAAGTTTTCCTGGCTCCTCTCGACAGTCTTCGTTCGACATATAATCGCAATGTGGTGATTCACAGCTTTGTGATTCCCCACCTTTTGGCGAATATCCTGGTCGAGCGGAACATGGTGCTGCGGGAGGATATGCGGGAATACTTCTTTTCCCACTATGAACCTTTAAGGCATCGCTATCATCTGCCCTGGGAGACCGAAGGCGCCTGGAGGAAGCTCGAACATTTCCTTGAACTCTTTGAAGAGAAGGGCCTTCTCAGCCAGGGCCCGGATGCCATCCTTTTGAATCATCGCGAGGATATGCTGACCATCCTCGGCATCTACGCCCGGGCTTTGAAGTCCATCGCCTGA
- a CDS encoding PAS domain-containing protein, whose translation MSQTLQKLRTLVNQPGPESEAVASSDNSEVASLEEQLVFFYQELEYLQQNFPNQTVRSLVDYARSLQQRLESGSGGQGDLGFVPADIVRRLGTLDQATADQCDFGIVEVDDNGLIRLYNRWEQQLAGISLQQAQGRNFFIDVAPCTNNRLFLGRFRQGVQTGSLDVGFNYTFTYKIRPTSVAIHMYRHAASQRNYVFVKRR comes from the coding sequence ATGAGCCAGACTTTGCAGAAGTTGAGAACTTTGGTCAATCAGCCCGGACCTGAATCCGAGGCGGTGGCCAGCAGCGATAATTCCGAAGTGGCCAGCCTGGAAGAACAGCTCGTCTTCTTCTATCAGGAACTGGAGTATCTGCAGCAAAACTTTCCCAATCAAACAGTTCGCTCGCTGGTCGATTATGCGAGGTCCCTGCAGCAGCGCCTGGAGAGTGGAAGCGGCGGCCAGGGCGATCTGGGTTTCGTACCCGCTGATATCGTAAGACGCCTCGGCACGCTGGATCAGGCGACGGCCGATCAGTGCGATTTCGGTATCGTGGAAGTGGATGATAACGGTTTGATTCGCCTTTATAACCGCTGGGAACAGCAGCTGGCGGGTATCTCGCTGCAACAGGCGCAGGGCCGGAACTTTTTTATCGACGTGGCGCCCTGCACCAACAATAGACTTTTCCTGGGTCGTTTCCGGCAAGGCGTGCAGACCGGAAGTCTGGATGTGGGATTCAATTATACCTTCACGTATAAGATTCGTCCCACCAGCGTTGCGATCCACATGTACCGTCATGCAGCCTCGCAGCGCAACTATGTGTTCGTGAAAAGACGCTGA
- a CDS encoding chemotaxis protein CheA, with protein MVRLLEELQHLEQQFGADARDMMATFEQEALKLCDDTEDLILDMSRPAQPTEFNHLMRNLHTLKGITAQSGLKSLSHLIHMIEDHMVGFKDRTDNDLHGASASFVSFLDNLRHLVQIAQNPENAEALISIGSTLEVSVKSLIRSLQECQSGSKAKSPDVTSAMESKDVQRALAYSLDTASFDHILKSLEQALMKQYESKAPEALASIQILQEAVFNLIAARTSPGKTLANKLKRLLRDTADKLGKEIEFQVIGFDERIDNNLLMALSECLGHMIKNSADHGLERPDERVAQGKLGQGHLTLEHKKLGDRTLVTLRDDGGGIDPDRVAQIAIQKGLISAADATRMTNYEKQELIFKPGFSTKAEASEISGRGVGMDAVIHEVIRVGGKLTFESEKGRGTTFFMEFPAPYQLEVMAIFRYQNRTFALPTRFVRGVVLDPELIELEFGTARLKDDDETYTLLALRDIDQNSSVDHFRPLILLELAGAPCALMVDAYCAAQSIFVLPLSAAQDLPVYLRGAANDANWGPIYCIDCVELERNLNVYIPEPEDSNVKNFAPLQGHKASKEEILSALEGSRFLHRMAMLLEPLKDSPEIQDAVLSYIAMQVDEVKETMDPIQDPDELHYLVAIAYTQFKTKWIQHNTKMNYMIEAGLEPTVLDIYKTSSLSHLLDLLEPLTHPDAVRAVTQTLGQTIRELHAA; from the coding sequence ATGGTGCGGCTGCTTGAAGAACTCCAGCACCTGGAGCAGCAATTCGGTGCCGATGCGCGCGATATGATGGCGACCTTCGAGCAGGAGGCGCTGAAACTCTGTGATGACACGGAAGACCTGATTCTGGATATGTCGCGACCTGCGCAGCCTACGGAATTCAATCATCTGATGCGCAACCTTCACACCTTGAAGGGGATCACAGCACAGAGCGGGCTGAAGAGTCTTTCCCATTTGATTCACATGATCGAAGACCATATGGTCGGTTTCAAGGATCGAACCGATAACGACCTGCACGGAGCCAGCGCATCCTTCGTCTCCTTTCTGGATAATCTGCGGCATCTGGTTCAGATCGCGCAGAACCCGGAAAATGCTGAGGCCTTGATTTCGATAGGCAGCACGCTGGAAGTGTCCGTCAAATCCCTGATCCGAAGTCTTCAGGAATGTCAGAGCGGAAGCAAGGCCAAGAGCCCTGACGTCACCTCGGCTATGGAAAGCAAGGACGTTCAGCGGGCTTTAGCCTACAGTCTGGATACCGCGAGCTTTGACCACATTCTGAAGTCGCTCGAACAGGCTCTGATGAAGCAGTATGAAAGCAAGGCGCCCGAGGCCCTTGCGTCCATTCAGATCCTCCAGGAGGCTGTGTTCAATCTGATCGCAGCGCGGACCTCGCCCGGGAAAACGCTGGCCAATAAACTCAAGCGGCTGCTGCGCGACACTGCGGATAAGCTCGGCAAGGAGATTGAATTTCAGGTCATCGGCTTTGATGAAAGGATTGATAATAACCTTCTGATGGCGCTGAGTGAGTGCCTTGGGCATATGATCAAGAATAGCGCCGATCACGGCCTGGAACGGCCGGATGAAAGGGTGGCCCAGGGCAAACTGGGTCAGGGGCATTTGACTCTGGAGCATAAAAAGCTCGGGGATCGTACGCTTGTGACTCTTCGTGATGACGGAGGCGGCATAGATCCCGATCGCGTGGCCCAGATCGCGATTCAAAAAGGTCTGATAAGTGCGGCGGACGCTACGCGCATGACCAACTATGAAAAGCAGGAGTTGATTTTCAAGCCAGGCTTTTCCACCAAGGCCGAGGCATCGGAAATCTCGGGTCGCGGCGTCGGCATGGATGCTGTGATTCATGAAGTGATCCGGGTCGGAGGCAAGCTGACCTTTGAGTCGGAAAAAGGCCGGGGCACCACGTTCTTTATGGAATTCCCGGCGCCCTATCAGCTGGAGGTGATGGCGATCTTTCGCTATCAGAATCGGACGTTTGCGCTGCCGACCCGCTTCGTGCGCGGAGTCGTGCTGGATCCCGAATTGATCGAGCTGGAATTCGGTACCGCGCGCTTGAAAGATGATGATGAGACCTATACGCTGCTCGCGCTGCGTGACATCGATCAGAACTCCAGCGTGGACCATTTCCGGCCGCTGATCCTTCTGGAGCTTGCCGGTGCCCCCTGCGCTCTGATGGTGGATGCCTACTGCGCGGCCCAATCCATTTTCGTCCTGCCTCTTTCCGCAGCCCAGGATCTGCCTGTTTATCTGCGCGGTGCCGCGAATGATGCGAACTGGGGACCTATCTACTGCATCGACTGCGTGGAACTCGAACGCAACCTTAATGTCTATATACCAGAACCGGAGGATAGCAACGTGAAAAATTTCGCCCCTCTCCAGGGTCACAAGGCGAGCAAAGAGGAGATACTGAGCGCGCTGGAAGGCTCGCGCTTTCTGCATCGAATGGCCATGCTCCTGGAGCCTTTGAAAGACAGTCCCGAGATTCAGGACGCGGTTCTTTCGTATATCGCCATGCAGGTCGATGAGGTCAAGGAGACGATGGATCCCATCCAGGATCCGGATGAGCTGCATTACCTGGTGGCCATCGCCTATACCCAGTTCAAAACGAAATGGATCCAGCATAACACCAAGATGAATTACATGATCGAAGCGGGACTGGAGCCGACGGTGCTGGATATCTATAAGACGAGTTCCCTTTCGCATCTTTTGGATCTTTTGGAGCCATTGACCCATCCCGATGCCGTGCGGGCCGTAACGCAGACCCTGGGACAGACGATTCGCGAACTGCATGCGGCCTGA